The sequence below is a genomic window from Gossypium hirsutum isolate 1008001.06 chromosome A11, Gossypium_hirsutum_v2.1, whole genome shotgun sequence.
AAAATTATTGATTATTAATTAACAACCCTAAATTCTTCTCTCCTCCCTCGTTTGCGAAGCTTTTAACCCGTGCATAATCTTATATTATTGAAGAGTACTCGGAAATGTCAGATACACAGATAACACGTATACTGAATTTACCAAATGActttttgtatatttaaaaaGTTCATTCTCTATACTCATGATCAAATATAAAGCCATGGTCgaatttaagaaaaaaagaatatGAAGGTCCGTGTCTGGGTACCATCATAACTGTGCATTTACTAAAGAGTCCAAGATAATAGCCATGCCATCAAAGAGTCCGTACTCAAAAATGTTGGAAAGGAATCCTCTTTACAAGCACTCCTACAAACAGACGGATTGTGAAAAACTCAGACGCCACGACTCAAAGGAACAGTCGGTCACCTTCCAGACGAGCAATAAAGGACACTGAATTAGAAAGGCTCCGACTGTAACGACACTTTACATGATTAAAATATCTTGAGGTTCTTTCAACTGACAACTGACAGCATCGGCAATGTAAATCCATCTCCATTCAAAGAAAAAACCAAGATATTTTGCAAACAGAAATTGCGGAAAGGCACCTACCTCTAGTTAGTCACTGAAATCGGAGCTACGAGAACTGCTAGCATTACGACTGTGTAATGACAAGCCTCTCATATGACCAGCCACAGCAGAACCGTCAACCTTTTTCTCCTGAAAGTACCTTTCTCTCTCAATGTGTTTTGCAGGAGGGGGAGGAATTGCAACAGCTGAAGGATGTCCATTGTTTTCATATGATGTTTCCGAAGGCAATGGTCGAATAAGTGGACGGTTTAGCCGTTCTTTTTCTCCCAGAATGTTTGATCCATACAATCCCACGTGTGGCTGCTCTCTAGAGCACTCTTCATCTTCCGGTCTTGCACATGCTTTCCCTTTTCGTATCCTATAAAGTTTTGCAGTTGAAACAAAACAATTTCATCAATGTATACAACCAACAATGATCTGCAAGAACTATAGAGTACCAAAACTTTATCCCTTTATACATCACTATTCCATCTGTTAGAACTAGAATGGAATAGTTCAGCTTTTTGGGAAATTGATGATCTAAATTCCAAAATAACAAGGTATAACACTCAAGTTCGAATCTGGAACCTACTGTCTTGTTGCCTATTGTGTTTTATTGCTTCTCTAATCCTTCTCTAGCATCCACTTCATTTTATACACGGGTCCTCTTGCAAAACATTAACCATTCATCTTTTATTAAGCTTTTGAGAGAATTCATCGACCAACCTAACATAGTCATCTCAAACAGCGAGCAGATAGAATCTTGGAAAGATAGACGAACCTTCTAAAGAGTTGCTCAGGctcctcttcctcttcttcatGGTTGAAATGATTAAGAGTTGATGGCGGCCTACTAGAAACAGTAGTCCTCCCAGAGAGAAGAGAATCATGTCTGATAAGAACATTCTGGAGTTGCTCATTCAATTCAATTGCTCGAGAAACCACCTTCTCATCCCTGAATATAAAAAGACAGCATCCAACAGAGTTACAATACCATAATAGTGGACTTCTATATGCATTTTGCATTAAAAAACATAATGAATTTGCCACATGCATCCTAGCATTTTGAAGACAAGAAACAAATAATCTCCAAGTTGGACAATTAGCTTAGAATTTGCTTGGGTGTAGGAAGTAATTCCACTTCAAAAATAATAATCTTAAAGCTAGGGATAACTAGCATATGATCATATATACAATGAACTATAAAgaatcattgaaattttgatttccaTGAAACTGCAAGCAACTTTGTACATACCTAGACTCCCCATATCCATTCATCCAAATAATCACTTTTATACGTTACTGCATGCCACCTAGTCTACCCTAGCACTTGGGAGTAAAAATTAATATAGCCAGCACATGTACCCATTGGTCCCTTGCCATTCAAATAAAGGAacttaaaagaaagtaaaagtcCCTTCCTCTCTCTGTTCATCTATTCATGGACATGTACAACACAACGGATGATGACTTATTAAAACCCAAAATCTACTGTGCTCATAACAGCCTTACCTAGAACTCATCACAAGATGCATCACTCGTTGCTTCTGGAATGAACACTGTTCCACAAGGTCAAGTGTAAATTCATCCTTCGCAGCCTAAAAGAAACATATCTTTGTAGTCAAAAATGGCATATCCAGGCTCATATTTTCATACATGCATCTGAGGATAATAAAATACATCAATAATAAAGCAAGGAAATATCACCCATACCTCAGGATTTTGAGCATCAACTGCATCAAGGACTTCTCTTAAAACCTCTAACGCATTACTAGCCTTCTGAATAATACTGTGGCAAGAGAAAAATAGACTTGAGGAATTTTGTTTTTCAGGCAAGACAAGATCTCATATTAAATGCATTGTCAATCTATTTAGCAAATAGCaagcataaaattaaattttgacagAAACTTGTGCAGATATAGCCCAAAAACAAACAAATCCCAACTGCTCCAAAAATGAATAAGCATCTTAGAGTTTAGACAGCAAAGAAAGAAGCTCAAATGTGGTCGTATGGTGTCTATATTCCAAGGAGTTATTTTTTTAGTAAGGTagaatttagttcatgttttAACCTTTGGCACAATGGATTGCTAAAAACAAATTCACATGgaataaatagtaatttttttccACAAGATAACAcacaaaaactttttttttgggggggggggttacCTGGACTCGGGAACAATCTGAGGCTCTGCTTCCTTTGCAACTGCCTCTTGTCTGGCGGAGGCAAGTTCACCATTAAGCGTATTACTTTTAATTGGTTGTGAAGTAGGTGGATTTGATGGTGTTGCATGAGGCCTTTGAGGAAATTCTACTCCAGCACTCTGGAAGgatttaaaaaatagaaacatGCAGTTATTGATATATTCACTTTCGATGTATCTGTGCTAATTAAGTGTGCTGTAAAGAACAAACAAGAGAAAATCACTTATGCAGGAGTTTAAACAGTCAGGAAAACAAGTTAAAACATTAGTATTGAAGTATAACTGCTATTTGATGAAACACCTTATGAAGCATAAGCACACTTTTTGAAAATGGAAAGCAATATGAAATACTGAAGTTGGGGTAAATTCATATGCACCAAGCTGTTCATTTCATAACCATGCTTTGAGAAAGCTAAGAAGAAACAATTAAACATCTAGTCATGCCCTAATATATCATTTATGGTGTAACTATAATTAGATATTGAAACTTTCACAATATAGCCCATGAATAGGACCAACTTCTTAGCATTTTGATGAGCAAAGGGTTGTAAAAATGTACAAGGAATCAAGGAAATAACACAGTTTAGATGTTGCTAGCCGACAAAAAAATGAGGGTCAAAGATAGTGAATTAGCTGCAGACATTTTTTAGTGCATTTATATTGAGGAAGTTTATCTATAATGTAGGTTGAGGAGAAGGCTTAGGAGAAGAATCCACGTAAAATAAAcgaaatagaagaaagaaaggtgaAACAAGCAAAACCAATTTGCTtagagaaaaatgagaaaaattaaattactgaGAAATAATTAGTTAAACTTGGCCAAAAGACTTCAAAGACAAAGAGTAATGAAGGCCCTCGCCCTCACTGTTCCACCACAATCAAGAAGTAAGTACAAAAATCTCAACAGCAGCACTCCCAAGTCCCAACAACATACCTACCCATACTATTAAACTACTATACCCTCATGAAGAGTCAAGAGTGTATACTTAAGTTACAAACCTCCTATTCAAAAACATAAACAACAAACGTATAAAAAGCAGCAATCATATGATCAAACCAAACCTCGTAAACGCTTTGAATAACATCAATATTATGTCAAATGAAGAAAAAGACTTTTAAATTGTGTACAACTCATAAAGTTAGCACAGGGTTCCTAGAGGATACTTTTTCTCTAATCCACCAAAATGTACAACGTATGAGGGTTACACATGTTTCATGTCTGTACCTACCACCAGATCGTAGTATGCTGAATAGTACTGAGGGAACTTTCCAGAAGCACCACCAAGAGATGTTTGTGTAGCATCCAAAAGCAAAAAAATTCTCTCTCGCACTGGTAAGTCCGACtgcaacaaaagaaagaataataaGAAGAGCAATATAATTGTTAAAAAAACCCATGAAAAGCAAATAGTTTTTAGAAATGGAACAAGTTCACACCTTTTTCTTGACTATCTTCACAAGAATTGGGAGAATGCCTGTATCAATCACCAGCTTATGAACATTTTCACCAATATTGTTCATCAACATCTCCAATAGCTGCAAAAGTAGGTGTTAGAGAATGTATTTAccatatataaaataacataatgtCATATTGTCATTAAGCAAAAATAGGGTATACTAACCAATACAGCGTATAATTGAGTATTTGGGTTTTTGCTCCCCAATCGTTTCTTAATTGCTTTAACAACATCTTTAGCTTGCCTGtattacaaaaagaaaaacacaaaacCAAGGAAAAGAAGAACTCTAATGAAATGAAGGCAACCCAAAAGACTGAATTGTAGCGCCAATTTCAACATAACTTAGTGACCATTTTCaacataaataaaaaactaaaggaAAATAAATCTACCTTTGATCTCGAGCAACTAACTCGCAAATTTCAATGTTCTTTGCCCAGTCCATCTCAGCCAATTTGTCACTTGTGGCAGAATTGACCAGCTCAGCAGCCATCTCTGCTTATTTctgaatataaataaaacaaatagaaaTTTAAGAGCACCGATAGCAACCCAAAATACAACATGAATAGGTAAGGATGGAAAAAATACACAAGCAGATCACAGCATATACATATTAAGAAATCAGAAGGACTGATAAACTTCCAAACCTAAGTTATAAAGCCATCTTTAAAACAAAACTCAGATGAAAATAAGTAGCTCAAACTAAAGCCTTCCGTTCATGTATTTGGCATGCTGCAGATTATGCCtataatatataattcaaatttgTAGGCATTTAGCACTTCACATCTGTCATGTGCTTATTGGAAAGTACAATTTTGTTGGGAAACATTAAACAGTAATCTCCGGACGTATGACATTGGGTTAGTAACAGATACCTCAGTCATTTTAATGTTTATGACAATTGAAGAAGCAACTTTTATCACTCTGAAAATTTATTAGTGGACTTGAAGTATTATCTACACGTTATCAGGTAATACAAATGTCTAAGGTatgcacacacacacatatatataaagaaaCAGTGCTTCAAAAAAAAACACTAGCAGCATGGTCCCCAACTTTAAGGTATTTATTAGTCCTGTGCTTTTTTTGCTCTCCATTTTTACTTAACCAAGCTGATTGGTTGAAAACTGTTGATAGAATTTTCAATAGCACTTAACGGTATTGAAATTAATATGGTAGAACCAACTCTTAATAGAAAATAACAAcagattttacattttttatgtaTCTGTTAATTCTTTCGCCATTAACACCGGCATTCCCATCTCATGTAAACCTATGCTGAACTAACTCATTGTATAAATAATAAGAACTGGTTTTCAGAATAGTCCGCAACCACTTCGTAAGTATTCACAACCATACATAGTACATGAATATGTGCTGTGAGTGCGAATAGCATATAAATAATCTGGTATTTCACACAGCAGAACATAAAACTTAAAGGAGTTCTCAAACACAAATGCAGAACTCAAAAAATGGTCTTGGAAAAAGTAAACTGGGCAATTAAATCACACGATAGAACCGCATGCACCAATGCAAtagaaagaaaggccttaagaaTAAGCAAATCAATGGTAGAGGTTCGTTCACTTAGTTAATGAACTCCTCAACTCCTTGGAGTAACCATACACACGTCCGAtaagagaagagagaaaatagaCTGACCGGTTCTTTTCCTTGCTAGCAGTGACTCTGAATTGCATACAGTTTCATTCGTTACTCTGCAAACAACAAATCTCAGTTGAGGAATACATTAAAGTAGAGATATTACAAGCCAATGGAAATAATCATCATCAGCATcatcgtgtatatatatatatatctaagaGAAACACATAATTCCTCCAAAGAAAAGAGTTAATTGGGAAAATCAgcttatattaaaaaattatacattcTCCTACACACTTAATTCTCAAACTAAGTAACTTGACTTGAACTGATTATTTTCGTGAGAATTATAACACTAAAGGACAAATAACAAAATTACAGGAAACAAagtaatatgaataataaaaggCAAAAATCTTGGATCTACTCTAACGTTCTCTTCTGTTATGTCATACTTTACTACTGGAGTTTAATTCAGCCATTCCTTCACTTAAATAGGTGCAGATCTCAAATACTTCCAATCTTATATATCTTTCTAACCAAGTATAAGTATAAATtctcataaaaaaaaagaaaaagaaaaacagagaTCTAATTTCAGAAATCCAGACCACGACATACCTGTAAAGACGAAAACGACGTAAAGGAAGCTTAGGAACAAGTGATAAACCCTAGAAGGCAAAGACTGAAAGACGAAGCAAAGGATCAATTTaccagaaaaagggaaaaaaattggaGATTTCTCGTTCTTTTCTTGCCTTTATAGCAATGTTAAATGGTAAAGCTTATTATtagcttaatatataaataaaatataaatttaagaattttgcagATAGGATTTTGCAGATAAAATAATTACTACAGAAAGGATAAAATGAAGTTTCTTTTTTAAAGCTTGGGCTGATTGATTGAAGCTTGTAGCAGCACCGCCATGCCCCCATGAGGGGCTGTCCAAAGCTTCCTTAAAAAGCGTCTCTTGCTGGGTAAGTCTAATGTCACTTGAAGGTGAGCTGTGTTcgttattatttctttttatttttcttttacgcGTGTCAAATAATTCTCTTTTTTAAGTCTCAACCATTCAATGAATAAAAAGATTttcctaattaaaattaaataaattcgacaaataattaattaataacgtTCTCATGTAAAAATTAACATATATACACctttttccataaaaatttaaaatattaatatcacaaattaatttaatttcagttgaataaataatttattttttttaaaggagtcagtaaaattacttaaaagcTTAAACTATAGTGTTTTCCACAGTTGGTCACCTATTTTCTTTTTCGAAAATAGTACATAAATTAGGATTTCATTGCACAATTTGCTTCAATCATCACCCTTGCTGAAAAgtcacatttttaattaaaatttaaataaattaaatatttattgataattttagtacttaaatttttttagtcaaaattaatACTTAAACTACTTTTTTTCACTTCGGTATTTTTGTCAATCAATAGTTAGTCAACAGTAACATAGTTCAATCACTCAACTACATGTGGCATAAAAGTCATATAAGCATTGACCATTTGTTGAGTGTTGAATGATGTTGATTAGAATTAAACCCGGTCAACCTCCATCaacatttaatttgaatatatttatttttaaattatttatattttctacGAGGATGAATAATGttgagataaatattaaatttatatatgaattttgatttagtgTAGTTATACAAGTAAAACTTGAATTAtgatttatatatacataaattttttattttgattcaattacatgtattaaaatgaataaatacatttatttattttcatatcaaattaacataattatttgtatatgtaaaTATAGCAATGTAAAATGGTACTAATTCAATAATGTTattagtgatttgtgaaaattaattcaaattaaaaaaattatatataaaattgcacaaaatcaaagttcatatatggCATTGCACATtggatcaaagttcatgtataatattaatatttatcccgtttatataatataaaaatatcataaattaaatttattttatataattttttaagcttttactttgaatttttaatatattaagttttttttatatatttttaaaaattctatgtaattaatatattataaaagaattatatagatattattatttaatgtatatttttatttaaggaGGTAAACGactttaaatgaaaattttgtcaaATATTAAGCTTAACATATTTGTTCAGGGTCGATTTCCCCGAAAGTTTAGaactaactcttttttttttctttttttcttaattctAAGTATGTTGATAtagattttaaattgaatttataaataaaataataatttttagcaTAAAtcttattatatacttttattatatttgttatttttaatataatacttagaattattcataattcttcttaacttttaaataaaaagataaagcGTTTCAGAACACTCGAATCTACGTCTTCTTACATTATAACAATGCCAATATAAATTGAGATAAGACTCaatcaataaattaaataaatttttaaatatattatttaaaataaatatatcaactcaaaaaaataagtttaaagcTTAAAGAATAAACGATTTAAAGGGGATTTTTACCTACAACAATATTTCATTTGACGCTGCAAGGTAAACATTGCAACTTGACAAATAGCTAAATCTAACAAAAAGTAGAACAACAAGTGTTTTAAATAAAATCTTGTCGGATAAATGTAAGTTTTAAGACCTTCCTTTAAAGAATAAAGTTGCAACTCTCGTGCAAAATAACCAACTCAACTGCAATCTAAGGAATAAAAATGAGACTAAACAACTATAAGAAGAGAGGTATAAGAAACTCTAGTTGTTGGCTTGATAGTTAGAAAGTTTATTAATTTAGGTATGGTTTGGGTTTGGTTTTGAGTCACACTAGTTATGTTACTATTAAGTTTTTGTGTtcttataaatcattaaaaaaagagagaggtaTAAATAAAAGGAATTTTTTTGCCATTCACCATTGGGTAAAAATATTATGGAGGTGTTTGTATTAAGAAtcaatttgtattttattttttatttaaaaaattaaaaaattaatctttgtatattagattaaataataaaccgattattttttgtaaaaattttatttatttctattgttaaaaactgacaCAGCTAATTGAATAATCAGACAATTACATGTGACatactatatatattttatattgacaTATAAAAACtactttttaatataaaaaataaatagaattaaaaaatcaatttactcTATATTAAAgactgaattttttatttttaaagtaaaaacttTTACCTCCACTATTTTCATTTACTCTTTTAAGCTCTTGTCCCTCTCGATACTAACAGcttgtttggttcagtgtattggctatgccaatacacctctaatcggtgggccccacctaataCCTCTCTAATCCGCCGTTTGGTTCAGCGTATTGCTAATACGCGTGTATTCCGTTACTTTTCTAATCGGTGAAAAGCACTGATTTCTATTCCCCCCCTTCTGCCCAGATTAGGTGACGCTTCAGCAAACCCTCCCTCTTTTACCCTCCCCCGATCCCCTTTGTTTCTCTTCTGTTTTCCACCTTCATCCGATTTGCTTCCTTGTTTCATTGCTTTTCTTTTCTGCCGATTTGGTCCCAGTTTATTTTCTTgccttttcctttgttttctttcGTTTTCCCTCTTACCAAACACTAAATTTTccctctctttctctctattttctttcatAATACTCGGAGcgtaaaaagaaaaaatactGTAATTACTTTCTAGACGATAACTAGAGAGAGTGAAGCCAAGAACTTTCTGGAATTTTTAATCtaaccttcttctttttttgttttagttcAGAGAGAGTGTTTTTGAATTTCATCGTTTGTTAATTTCTTCtttagtttcctttttttttgctaCTTGATTCGGGTAACGATCAATATGTGAGATTTAGCTCTTTGATAGTCGGAATTAGAATGATGGAGCGGTTAATCTCCGTTTGTTTACAGTTGATTTTGGTGTTGGATTTGGTTTTCAGAGTTTCAGGAAATGCGGAAGGTTCGTCATGATTATTTCCTCTTATTTTCTTGTTTGAACTTTGAACTTTGCAAAtggaattattgttaaatttaatGTATATGATTCAAATTAGATGAATTTAGTAGCTATTGGATTGGTTTAGCAGTGGCATAAGGTTGACTGTttgttttaaatttcaattaGCTTTGGTGCTGTAATTGGCTTGACTGGAGAGATACTTGCACGCTTACTAATTTATGCGAAAGTTTTCGATACAATTTTACGTTCTAATTCTCGATATCCAGTTTGGTTAAATTAACCAACGCGTTGTCTTCATCCATGTCTGTTGTCGTCTTGAACCCTGTTTGTTGTTTTGAATCTTTCAAGTTATAGTGGAGCTTTAGCGCTTTACAgtattttaaatgtttcatgatatgatTTTAACTTCTTTGTTGTTATCTGTTTATGTGATGAAATAAATCTTCTTTACAGTATTTTAAATGGTGCAGGAGGTTGTATTATGCCATGCAGGGATCTTTCAAACAATAAGCTAGAAGGAGATATTCCAGTTAATGGTTCCTTTTCACTCTTCACTCCCATCAGGTTTTTCTCTTATGCTATTTCATGTTTCTCTCACCCTAACTTCTGATCCTCGTCGCCACTGTTTTATCATATCTATACTCTTAGGCTAGCCTCTTGAATTGCTGCTTCTTTTGTTCACAGTTTTGCTAATAATCGGTTGAATAATCCTCCACCTGCTCCGCCGCCTCCTATCACACCTACAGCTCCAATTCCATCAGGTTTGTTCtcgattttattattattattattaattattattagctTTTAATTGTGCTTAACTTTGAGGCCTGCTTcacttttatttgtatttatatagATATTTGATTGGGAGTTGAGATAttcctttgtatttttctttGCATTTGCCAATTTTTTGGTATATTGCTGATCCTGAGCTTTTTTACATCTGGGTCTGTTTTTTAAGAAGGTGCCTTTGAGCTCAGATCTAAAATCTGATTATAATATTGCCTAAGATGGCTTTAGGTTCCTGTTTAAGAGGTACTGGCTGTTTTCTCCTCGTTTATTTCTTTAGTCTCATGTTTCACATTTGTGCTATGCTCTCTGTATTTGGTGCGCCATTTATCATATGTATGTTCTTCAGGTTGCCAATTTTTTTCTGACTGTTAATTATTAAATCTATTGTTAGCCTCAATTATCAAATATCTTCTCTTTTGCTTCTTCAGTTTGAGATGATATTCTGAGCTACTGATCACCTACTGGAAACTTGTATTATaacatttgttatttttaaattcatgTGCTTGGTGAATGTGGATTGTCTTTGAATCGAAGTGGAATTGTTAGAAATTCGTGGATGCCAAATACTTTTTGAACTCTTGTTACAATGGACCATCTATTGATCTGATTTTTACATTGTCTAGAACGTCCGGAATCTCAAGCACCACTTGATTGGGCTGTAAGGAAACGGATTGCATTAGGAGCTGCAAGGGGGCTTGCATATTTGCATGATCATTGTGACCCTAAGATTGTACACCGTGATGTAAAGGCTGCAAATATATTGTTGGATGAGGAATTTGAAGCAGTTGTCGGAGACTTTGGGTTGGCCAAATTAATGGACTACAAAGATACGCACGTCACAACTGCTGTTCGTGGCACAATTGGTCACATAGCTCCTGAATACCTATCAACTGGAAAGTCATTAGAGAAAACTGATGTTTTTGGCTACGGTGTCATGCTTCTTGAACTCATTACAAGACAGAGGGCTTTCGATCTAGCTCGGCTTGCAAATGATGATGATGTCATGCAGCCATTACCTCTCAGAGCTGCACAAGACCTCATTAGATTCTTGCATCAGCCAGTTTATCACAGTCAGAGATTTAAATTGTGGCTTAGCTATTTTGAGATATATGGTGGAAAACTCTTTGACCTTTTGAGTGATAGAAAGtaattcccttttctttccttGCTTATTTATTTATGCATGTCCATGTGTGTTATCAATCAACTTCTTTCTTAAAAGCACTTGATTGAGTATGATgtgtaataaattttaattatcttcTGGTTTGACCTTCTATTATGTATCAAGCCATTTGCCCTTTACACATTCTCTCTTTCAATATGTATTCTGGTATAAATGTGCATGCACATACATAttcgaattttttaaaattggaacATTAGATATAATCAAGTAAAGAACttgattaaaaaacaaatattcaatatattaaaattgGATCTGTAGATATAAtacaatgaataaattgtaaggtgattaaaattgaatgaataaattagaaaaattttattaaaaataaaactaattaaatgtgtatattcatatacactgcattaattaaaaatatttttaaataattaaaataaaaaatattattttaataatattacatatatatcgaTTTTTGAACCAGTGGCAACTACTTCAgtacaaaataaaaaaggtaattaATAAGCAGGctcattcataatttttttcccaCAGAATGAATGATGTTATTTGCAAACAAAAGCCGTCCTCAAAAATCTTCTCCCAAATTTTTTTTGCCATTGATATAAATATAAACTGGTTAATGtggtatattaatatataaaaggaaatgagtatataaattcatataagaatattgattattaagaattttattaaattatatattttaattataatatatttaataataattatgttaaaatatgattaaattatttattattgatattaataatcttattaaaatttaataacaataacaataattatttacCTAAAccaatttatgctaagggtattctagtcattttaattttttccattatactattacacctctattccattcaaccaaacacaagattactattacgcctctattccattacattcaaccaaacagttgatttgctattacacttctattccaatacacctctaatctaaTACACTTCTATTCCAATACACCAATACAGCaaaccaaacgtgccctaagaGATTTAAGCATTAAATTGACCTTATGTTTTGCATGCTCTTTCTCATCCAAGTCCAAACCCGGTTGCCTACGAGCCCAGTCACGTCGAATAAAGCTGTAAACAAAAATAAAggaactaataattttattttaaaacaaattggaTAGAGATAGTAATTTGACACGCGACTACGTGGAGACAGTTTTAAATAACagttaaattcattttaaaaaaattagagccATAAATCAACTGGCGAACTAACTTTCTAagtacataatttaattataaaataattaatgaagataattttttatattttttgattcTCTCAATGCAAGTCAATGTGCGACAGTGCGAGCCtagttggttttattttattattattattattatttctttttggtacaagttttattttatatataaaataattttacgttTTACTTAATTTACTGGTCGAACCATCAACGACGGACATCAAATTCAGTAGTATTAGATTTTTT
It includes:
- the LOC107924434 gene encoding TOM1-like protein 5 codes for the protein MAAELVNSATSDKLAEMDWAKNIEICELVARDQRQAKDVVKAIKKRLGSKNPNTQLYAVLLLEMLMNNIGENVHKLVIDTGILPILVKIVKKKSDLPVRERIFLLLDATQTSLGGASGKFPQYYSAYYDLVSAGVEFPQRPHATPSNPPTSQPIKSNTLNGELASARQEAVAKEAEPQIVPESSIIQKASNALEVLREVLDAVDAQNPEAAKDEFTLDLVEQCSFQKQRVMHLVMSSRDEKVVSRAIELNEQLQNVLIRHDSLLSGRTTVSSRPPSTLNHFNHEEEEEEPEQLFRRIRKGKACARPEDEECSREQPHVGLYGSNILGEKERLNRPLIRPLPSETSYENNGHPSAVAIPPPPAKHIERERYFQEKKVDGSAVAGHMRGLSLHSRNASSSRSSDFSD
- the LOC107923300 gene encoding BRASSINOSTEROID INSENSITIVE 1-associated receptor kinase 1; this encodes MERLISVCLQLILVLDLVFRVSGNAEGGCIMPCRDLSNNKLEGDIPVNGSFSLFTPISFANNRLNNPPPAPPPPITPTAPIPSERPESQAPLDWAVRKRIALGAARGLAYLHDHCDPKIVHRDVKAANILLDEEFEAVVGDFGLAKLMDYKDTHVTTAVRGTIGHIAPEYLSTGKSLEKTDVFGYGVMLLELITRQRAFDLARLANDDDVMQPLPLRAAQDLIRFLHQPVYHSQRFKLWLSYFEIYGGKLFDLLSDRK